Below is a window of Flavobacteriales bacterium DNA.
AATCCGTCTGCATTAGGCGAAAGGGTATTGGGAATCCAGATGTCACATTCGTGATCGATGCTGTAGTCGGGATAAGGCGTAACCGGTGTTCCATTTCCACCGCCGGGGTTGGGATTTGAATAGGCGCTGTCGATGCAATCTACCACCATGGTCGTATCATATGGAACAAGCTCTACATCATCGATGAGGTAATAGGACCAATGCACGCCGTAATTTTGATACGGACATCCGCTCAGTTGCACAAAGGTGGAATAGTTATCGTCTTTAAATGATCCAATCGTAATAAAATTTTCACCGCCGTTGGCTACAAATGTCCCGCAGATTTTCATCCAGTCGGAACGTTGATCCAGCATACGGTATTGCTGATTGAGAATTTGTGGTACCGTATTAAACAACATTTGAACACCCGGTGGATCAGGAGGAATTCCATTGGTAAACCAGGCACCTAATGCATCACTCGCCCAACATTTATCACATTCCAGTTTTACCCAGAACTCACAATAATATTCCGTACCTGCAATTAAAGGGGAAGTGAGAAATGTTCCAATGTATTCGCGGTAGGGAACCGACCATGAAGGACGATACACCGAAACGCCGGCATATCCGTTCCCTGTTCTTCCATGCGGACATTGACTCTCTGCTTCATAATTACAATTGTAATAATCTGAAGTCGGCGTTACATCCATCCAGGGAACAGCACGGTCAATTTGATTATCGGAAGTTGGACATTGCGAATAGATTTCGAAAGAAGGATTAGGCACCAGATTCTGTGATGAACCGGAAATGCGGAACATCAGGATAGCTATGACCAGAAGCGGATACTTAAACATTGAATTAAAAATAGTGTATTTATTAGGCATAACAAAGCCTATATTTACAACATGAGTAGTTCACAGTCCCGAACTTTATTAATCCTTCTGGCACTTGTTCTGATCTTCAACTGGATTACACCTGTTTTGGTGATGGATGGGATGTTTATGGACGGACAACAATATTCCAATGTGGCCATGAATATGGCAGAAGGGAAAGGGAG
It encodes the following:
- a CDS encoding gliding motility-associated C-terminal domain-containing protein — protein: MFKYPLLVIAILMFRISGSSQNLVPNPSFEIYSQCPTSDNQIDRAVPWMDVTPTSDYYNCNYEAESQCPHGRTGNGYAGVSVYRPSWSVPYREYIGTFLTSPLIAGTEYYCEFWVKLECDKCWASDALGAWFTNGIPPDPPGVQMLFNTVPQILNQQYRMLDQRSDWMKICGTFVANGGENFITIGSFKDDNYSTFVQLSGCPYQNYGVHWSYYLIDDVELVPYDTTMVVDCIDSAYSNPNPGGGNGTPVTPYPDYSIDHECDIWIPNTLSPNADGLNDAFSISTDTLEYWSIFIYNRWGETVFSGNSKIISGWNGKNDKGEPLVQGTYFYLILSPNEKCYKKGIITLFE